The Penaeus vannamei isolate JL-2024 chromosome 15, ASM4276789v1, whole genome shotgun sequence genomic interval tgattacAACACAACTCTTTGGGGTGAAAATGCGCTTTGTCCTTTTGTCTCGCCAATTGGACTGTTTTAGTAGCCTTAGTTTTCCATTATATTGGAGGCTTTTAGTATTGACTTTAACTGATATCGTTGCTGCTCCTATTATATCATTAACTATTATcacttcaattatcattattatgccacTTGAAGAGAAACAGTTTATAACAAGTCTAGGATGAGACAAAAACAATTAGTACAGtagacaggtaaaaaaaaaaaaaaaaaaaaaaatctgcagcaTATTTCTAGGGCCACATGTTTATTAGAAATATACAGGATACAGCCCCAAAATATGTTCCATACGATTTAAATACCGGAACCAACAAAAATATtttgttcgtatatatattttttccctttcttttcatttgatttttttgtaaGTGATTTAATTGAGATGTTCTGAATTCTACTGTAAGTTTGCCATTCTAAAATAACAtttaccattaataatgatgttgacattaccttttttatatgaatctatctatatatctatatatctatactcaccatttatctaattatttattcatttgtttatctgttcatttagcTTGATAAGTTAGTCTATGAAAATAACTGTAAACATTAGGATCTTACTGCGatttaacgattttttttcgaaTTGCGTCTGATGTCTTTTAGTGAGACATTTTTGAGGGTTTTACCGTACCTACTGACCTAGTTTATCTGCACTGGGTAGATCTATTATTGAGTGAGGGTTAAATTCAGACAGTTCGGAAAATTAGATAAGGTTTATTAACTTATGCGAGATAAATTACTGACTAGAATTTCATCTGGGATAAACACAGTGAGAACACAATCGACTCCTGACATGTCAGTCGACGCGGTGCGAGGGCGCTGCGCAGCGCATGTCCTCGTGCGCCGACATGAGGGCCATGAGTTGGTGCCTGGAAGGAGGCTGTTGAGCCGTGTATTTGCACACAAGGCCGCTCTCGCACGGACAAAGCTGGTTCATGGAGTAGTCGAGGCCGCCCTCAGGGACGTAGCACTTGTGGCCCAACGGCACACGCCGCTGACACACCTGCTCTCCATGGCGACGGGCGCAGCACATCCCTGCTCCACAATCCCGCTCCTTGCGGCACCtggcgccctcacgcccacgcttGATGCGCTTTTGGCACACGCCGAACATGCAGGCGTATCCGCCCTCACACATGGCGTCCCGACGACACTCGTGTCCCTTCGTCACGTGGTCCCGACACACGCCGTAGTGCTGGTCGCAGAACTGGCCGCGCCCACACACGCGATCGTTGGTGCACAGACGCTGCAAAACAAAGGATATCATTAGATCTGGTAACATCTTTCACTAGAACATAACCTTTTACATATATGGTTTCTTATATACGAAAGGAATTGATATAGAAAGTTGTACTTACCAAGTGTTTGTAGAAGTCGAAGGGTTGATCTGTCGTCAGTTGATGGGAGTTGTGACGGCCGCCACTGATGTCGCGGATGTTATGGCGACCTGCTTTATGGAGGCGTCTGAAGAGCCAGGAAAGTCCTTGTGCCATGCAGGGGGTCACCAGGCACCCCACCGTCAGGGAGAAGAGACACAAGTTCATGGTTTCTTATCAAGGAAGAGGAGTGTGCACTTGAGAGTGAGTTGAGTGTGCGTCACCTGTCCGGCTAGTACTGACCTAATCACAGTCTCTGGTCTTATATATATGAGAGGACTGATCACGTGACGACGCCTAGCACCTGATCCACCTGTTACAGACGTtacgggaaaaaaaacataatagaagATTTACGGAGGTCAACTTAGGTCAAAGTAGGTACGATGGGCGGGCAAGTCATAATCACTTGCCCGCCCCCTGGACACATGATCCTCTCACCTGTCCTGATTCCCCGTTCCTGTCCGCTGTGGATCCGAAAGAAACTAAGGGTAATGGATACAAGGAAGTGTACTATTTTTGCTGAAACGCACCACAGAAAATATCGCAtttaaacaaattaacaaatatcTTAATTCATGAATCAACATAATCTCACTGATCTCACCGAAACATGATATTTGAATGATACCAAATTCTCATTCAGATAACATAAATATAGCTATTATACATAAACAACTATTTTCCTTTAACTGAAGATTAATTTTTCGATAAGCAGATAAAATTGTATGATGAAATGAATATCTCAGATTCACGACCTGATGTCAATTTTGTATACGTTTTAGACTTAATAAATGTCCCTTTAGATCAAAGTGCATAAAGTCACGTGCTGATTTCAATCACTTTCTAAGACAAGCCTGAAAATAGAGCAAGGAGATATGATAAATTATAAGAGTGCATGGTACCTCTGCTTACACATGCCATTTCCTGACCCCGTGCTGAAGTGGCATGTCAGTGTTCATCTAAGCAGGTAATCTCTCTATGGTAACTATTTAACTATTCTACATTCGTATGCCTGGTGTGCATGATAAGGAAACTATATGTATGCCTGACAGTGTTTTATTCATGGGATAATTTGGAGGTCATGATATCCTAAATGAATGAATGTACACGGAATCATTCAAACGGTAGCACGCTTCATACAAACAAGAaatcatatgaatattcatattagTTATAGGTCCTAATTCTCAAAAGAGTCTTGGATAGGGGAGCTTAATCCGGTCAAGGGGTGGGGCAGCAATTATGACTTGCCCGCCCATTGTACCTACTTTGACCCGAGATGCCCTGCAAGTAACCCAAAGACGGGATTATGTGACCGCTTTTCTCGCCTTGAACAAAAGATTCTAAAAGaattttagttagttaaaccCACTTTTTATTCTATACTCATGTGATCATACACATCATGGGCTCTTACGACCACAGGCCCAACAGCCTAAGGGTCTACACACCCGTTCATGACAAGTATGCCTGCTgtctctttcctgttccttcgACTCTGTTGGTCATTGTATAGTTAAGGAACGGCATGCACATTCGGTGACAAATGGTGACTACTGAAAGTCTGCCATTTTATGATTACATTTACCATGAATGATAGTGTTGAGATTGTTTCCATTTTTGGttacatcaacatatatatatatatattcatatctgtatttgtgtctatGCACTCATCATTTATGTAATTAGCTATTAATTTTGCAAGATAAAACAACTGTAAACTTTAgacttttaatttgatttttaagGCTTTACGGACGTAGTTCATCTTTATTGGGTACGTTTGATAATGAGGGATGATTAAATTCAGACAGACGGAATATAAGGTAAGGTTTATTAGCTTATATAAAATACATTGCTGACTAGAAGTTCATCTGGGATAAATATATTGAGAACACAATCGACTCCTGACATGTCAGTCGACGCGGTGCGAGGGCGCTGCGCAGCGCATGTCCTCGTACGCCGACATGAGGGCCACGAGCTGGTGCCTGGAAGGAGGCTGTTGAGCCGTGTATTTGCACACAAGGCCGCTCTCGCACGGACAAAGCTGGTTCATGGAGTAGTCGAGGCCGCCCTCAGGGACGTAGCACTTGTGGCCCAACGGCACACGCCGCTGACACACCTGCTCTCCATGGCGACGGGCGCAGCACATCCCTGCTCCACAATCCCGCTCCTTGCGGCACCtggcgccctcacgcccacgcttGATGCGCTTCTGGCACAAGCCAAACATGCAGTCGTATCCGCCCTCACACATGGCGTCCCGACGACACTCGTGTCCCTCCGTCACGTGGTCCCGACACACGCCGTAGTGCTGGTCGCAGAACTGGCCGCGCCCACACACGCGGTCGTTGGTGCACAGACGCTGCAAAACAAAGGATATCATTAGATCTGGTAACATCTTTCACCAGTACATAatcttttacatatatgttttcttATATACGAAAGGAATTAATGTAGAAAGCTGTACTTACCAAGTGTTTGTAGGAGTCGAAGGGTTGATCTGTCATCAGTTGATGGGAGTTGTGTCGGCCGCCACTGAGGTCGCGGATGTTATGGCGACCTGCTTTATGGAGGCGTCTGAAGAGCCAGGAAAGTCCTTGTGCCATGCAGGGGGTCACCAGGCATCCCACCGTCAGGAAGAAGAGACACAAGTTCATGGTTTCTTATCAAGGAAGAAGAGTGTGCACTTGAGAGTGAGTTGAGTGTGCGTCACCTGTCTGGCTAGTACTGACCTGGTCACAGTCTCTGGCCTCATATGTATGAGAGGACTGATCACGTGACGTCGCTTAGCACCTGATCCACCTGTTATAGACATTACGGGAAAAACATTACAGAAGATTTACGGAGGTCAACTTAGGTCAAAGTAGGTACGATGGGCGGGCAAGTCATAATCACTTGCCCGCCCCCTGGACACATAATCCTCTCACCTGTCCTGATTCCCCCTTCCTGTCCGTTGTGGATCCGAAATGTAAGGATAATGGATACAAGGAAGTGTACTGTTTTTAATGAAACGCATCACAGAAACAATCACATTTAAAGAAATGAGCATATATCTTAATTTAGGAATCAACACAAGGAAACTATATGTATGGCTGGCAGTGTTTTATTTATGGGATAATCTGGTCATGATATCCTAAATGAATGGATATGCCACCATACAAACGATAGTGCACTTCATACAAACAAGAaatcatatgaatattcatattagCTATAGGATCTGATTATCAAGAGTCTTGGATAGGGGAGTTTAATCCGGTCAAGGGGTGGGGCAGCAATTATGACGTGCCCGCCCATCGTACCTACTTTGACCCGAGATGCCCTGAAAGTAACCCAAAGACGGGATTATGTGACCGTTTTTCTCGCCTTGAACAAAAGATTCTAAAATaattttagttagttaaaccCACATTTTTATTCACTACTCGTGTGATCGTACACATCGTGGGCTCTTACGGCCACAGGCCCAACAGCCCAAGGGTCTACACACCTGTTCATGACAAGCATACCTGCTGCTCATTCCCTGTTTCTTCGACTCAGTGTTGGTCACTGAATAGTTAAGGAACGGCATGCACATTCGGTGGAGCACTAGCACTGTCAAATCCAGCATTTACGTTTAACATGCATTTATTCAATATAACATTCAACGAGAATACAAAAAGACCAATAAGATTTAAACTAAATCCATTGAGAACTCACAAGCACCTGATGGAGACTTACGGGTGTGTCTGAACAATCAGTGGAGGGGTATTTTATCAACGCTgccacaaataaatagatgaatatatagataaataagtaaatgaataaatagatgaatagatagataagcaaatatatacatatatatatatatatacatatatatatacacgtgtttatgtatgtatccatatacgcATAGatttgagtgtacatatatacatacacacacacacacacacacacacacacacacacacacacacacacacacacacacacatatatatatatatatatatatatatatatatatatacatatatatatacgtgtttatgtatatatccatatatgcgtatatttgtatgtacatacacacacacacacacacacacacacacacacacacacacacacacacatatatatatatatatatatatatatatatatatatatatacatatataaatgtgtgtgtgcatgtggaaaTGAGAACGCCCGTGAACACCAAACTGATGGCCTGGAAGTCGAAACCTGT includes:
- the LOC113816072 gene encoding dickkopf-related protein 3 — encoded protein: MNLCLFSLTVGCLVTPCMAQGLSWLFRRLHKAGRHNIRDISGGRHNSHQLTTDQPFDFYKHLRLCTNDRVCGRGQFCDQHYGVCRDHVTKGHECRRDAMCEGGYACMFGVCQKRIKRGREGARCRKERDCGAGMCCARRHGEQVCQRRVPLGHKCYVPEGGLDYSMNQLCPCESGLVCKYTAQQPPSRHQLMALMSAHEDMRCAAPSHRVD
- the LOC113816073 gene encoding dickkopf-related protein 3-like, which produces MNLCLFFLTVGCLVTPCMAQGLSWLFRRLHKAGRHNIRDLSGGRHNSHQLMTDQPFDSYKHLRLCTNDRVCGRGQFCDQHYGVCRDHVTEGHECRRDAMCEGGYDCMFGLCQKRIKRGREGARCRKERDCGAGMCCARRHGEQVCQRRVPLGHKCYVPEGGLDYSMNQLCPCESGLVCKYTAQQPPSRHQLVALMSAYEDMRCAAPSHRVD